GATGCTCTTTTTCCCATGCAAGGCAGATTGTGGGGAGTATGTACAAGCACcattttttttttttgcttcaaTCAAAGGTATTTGAGTTGGAGTTCATGTCACCAAAGCACCTTGAATCAAAGATATCTGCAGACTACAAAAAAAACATGTTGTATGTAGCATCTCTCATACAACCCCACATGCAACATACCAAACAAAATTTGAGCTTAGCCTGCCTCATATCATGCAGTCCACCAAACACACTTCTCTACTCCTTGCATCAGCTCAACCAGACCAACATCAACCAAGCTCCTTCATGCGATGCAAGCTAGAGCTCCCCAAGGAACCAAACAGAATTTGCAACATCATTCTCAATGCAGTCTTGAACACTAATTCAGATTGGTAACCTGATTGGATTTCATGATGTGAAGCGCCCATATGCCAACTTCCCATTGTTGTTTTGGGTTGATTTTGCTGATGGTTTTTTAGTGCTAACTAAGAATGCTTACATACATTGATGAAATAACTGAAAATGGTTTAGAgaagtactccctctataaactaatataagagtgtttagatcactactttagtgttcTAAATGCTCCAACATTAGTTTAGGGAGTACTCCTACAAAGTGTGGCGGACGATTCTCTTTTTAAAGTAACAAGCAAGATTGAAAAAATTAGACAAATAACTTTTAAGCATACTTATGGTCAGCAGAGCACGCCATACCATCTAGCATATCTTATGAAACTAATATTTGAAGAACGGTGCGTAATAACAAGGAAAAAACTTCAGCCATTGGTCAGTACCCCTGCAGATGATGGTATCCCATACAAAGCAACTGAAGCAGGTAATGTCGGACAGCAATGTCACTCTTCACTCATATTTAATAGCAAAACTTTCGGCAAGTCATAACCGCATAAGAGGTATGTAACCAAGCCCTCAATAGTAGCCAAACACGGGAAAAGGTGCCTGCCAATCATTGGCAAAGAGACCAGGCAGATAGAGCCTAACAACCAGTGCAAAAACGCAACTCACCAAAGTTCAACCATGGAGGACAAAACAATCTATAGCATCATGAGACTGCTTGCAAACTGACTCTAATCTAAGAGATAATGCCGTCGCTCAAGGTTAGACCGGCGAGCTGGCTGGTAGGGGCGTTGGGGTTCTGCTGCTGGGCCACGTTGCGGAGAACATCCATCGCCTCAGCAACCTTGGACTTGAGAGCCTCTGGAGACTCAAGCAGATGCAGCACCTCCGTCTGGTCCATCTCCAGAAGCATGCCGGTCACCTTGGCAGCTTGTTGGTGTTCAAGCTTCTCAACAAGTGGATAGAGGCTTTCGCCAAGTATCTGGATGGAAGAGATTATTTACAATATCAGAAAACTGACAGTACAAATGGACACAGAACAGCATGGGCATATTATATCCAAACAATCATACTAGCATGGAGTAACGGATAGATTTAAACAACAGATACAGTTAGAAGATGATTCATTCAGACATACCGTTCTTTGTTGCTCTGGAGTAGCATTTGCAAGGGCAGATGTGAGTGTTCCAATTGGAGGAGCAGGTGACACGCCAGCATCTCGCACAGGGAAGCTTCCCATATCATATGGCTGAACCATACCTCCAACACCAACCCCAGGCATCTGTTGAACCTCAGGCATGTGACGAGGTCCAGGTGGGTACCGGTAGACACGTCCCCTTGGAACCATCTGTTAAAACAACAGTGATAAGATATGCGATAAGCCACTGTAATTTCACTACTCTATGGCAAAAATCACTTAGCCACACAATGCCAGCACAACAAGGAATTCAACAATAAGAACAGTGGCACATTATACTTCTTAGCAAAGAAGTGAAACACTGGCACATTATACTTCTTAGCAAAGAGGAAAAGGCCGATTTACTTTTGCCATCAAAAATATCACCCTAACAACAGCCTCCAATAATTGATAGCAAGAAATGTAAAGACACGAGAATGCATTGTAGCAAACCTGTTGCTGAAATGGCTGAGGAGTTTGCTGTCCCTGAGCAGACCCAGGACCATTGCGCCTGATACCTGGGCGCAGACCCTGCTGACCTGGTTGGACAACTGGCACAAAGTAATTTGGCATATGGGCACCACCCCCAGGCCTCATTCCTGGAACAAGCTGTTGCTGGAAACCGTACCCAGGCTACAAAAAAGTAAAGGTAGGAATATGGTAAGTATAAAGCTGTTACATTTCCAATTTCCATTTAAGTTCACCTAGGCAAATAATAAAAATTAAAATGCCAGCAGGAAGCATGCAGTATATATTAACATAATTCACAAAAATGACTACAATTTCAAGCAAAATGCCAAAACGAACGAGGCATGACAACAAAAGTGTTCACTGTGAGCATGCCGTAACTACGGAATAAATAATCCAATGGTGTTGACAAGTGAACAACCCATATTTACTTACACACCGCATAGCTACATTTACTTTAACTCAAGAGTATGTTCCCAACCAAACACACAAACATCAAAAACAAATTGGATATTGAACACTGATGTTGATTCACCCCTATAAATTTGGTAGACCATTACGCTAGAAGAACATTTCCACTGACCCCTTGCAATGCCCCCTATGAAATAGGGTGCAAACTAAAACTTAAGACAGCACAAGCTACTTGTACCTTAACTTGAAAAAAATGGGAAAATGTTGCTTCTCCAGTTTTACATCAGGAAAACCTGAATGTAACACAAAGTTTGAAATGAAACTAACACAGCTTACAACAAGTACCTGAGGGGGTATCATAGCAGGTGGAGCTTGCCCATAGAAGAGTTGCTGCCCAAGAGTAGGCATAGGAGGGTACATTGGGAGTCGAGGAGTCATAGAAGGGGTCATTGGTACAGGGCGCATCTGAGAGAATTGAGCCTGAATAATATGGAATTTGTTACCATCAGCATATTTACAATGGATAATCAGAAATAAATCAACAGTAATAACTTGCTCTTTCAAGAAAATACAGAAGCAGTGTTCAATCAAGTTAAATAAGAAAAAATGTCAAGAGCATAATTTAAATTTACGGTGCAGACTATGAAAGTCCCATTTTTCATGCACATCCTCAAGTATTGAGCCTCAAATGTGAAAATAACATGAAACTTAAAAAGTGAATGAAGGTGGTTCAAGTTGAACATCTTATCTAGATATACAGATGACCTGTCTTCTCTATCATAGCATCCAAAATCCAATTTATTCCATGTGATAAAAAGCAGCAATAACCATGGCATCAGTGTACTGTTATTTGTCTATATACAGTGGTCACTATCAATAAGTACTATTTTGACATTACTATGAAAGAAACTCAGGTTATTCAAGAACTGTACCTGTAACATTGCTTTTCTATCTTCTTTACGCTGTGCAAATGCAACATATAATGGCTTTCCAGATATCATTTTGCCATTCATTTCAGTGAGCTGCGTAAACAAAGAACAAGTCAAGCCATTTTGTGAATCAGAACAACTGATACAGCAATATTTGGGAAACAAACTTACAGCCTGAGATGCTTCCTCGCGGGTAGAAAATGAAACAAAGCCAGAGCCCTTGCTAACACCATTTTGATCACGCATTATCTATTAAAAAATTGGTCAGCAATGATCATACATCATTTAGACAACGAGAAGAAGTATGATCGCAAAACATGAAATTACCTTGCAAGAGGTAATTTTGCCAAAGTTAGAGAACAGCTCACGTAGCTGATCATCTGTAATGCCATCATCCAAATTCTTCAAGTACAAGTTCTGTCCTTGATATTTATCAGCTGCATCTTTCATGCTTTGCTCAAACCTTCTCTTCAAGTCCATCTCCCTTTCAGACTTCTTCTGAGCTCTACCAACATACCACTCTTTGTCATTGATTTTCTTTCCATTAAGTTCCTCAACAGCATGAGCAGCATCATCTGGGCTCTCAAAATTGACGAAGCCGAAGCACCTTGATTTACCATCCATGCCAATCATTACAACAGCACTTGTAATAGTTCCATACTCACTGAATACTTTGACTAGATCATCTTTTGTAGTAGACTCAGATAAATTCTTCACAAAGACATTGTTAAATTTTGCCTTGTCAAAAGAATTATCTCTCTCTTGCTTGCGGAGAAAAGGTCCAACATAGACAGGCTTATCGTTGATAAGCATGCCATTTAGGCTTTTCATTGCAGACTGTGCAGACTCTTCTTTCTCATACTGAACAAATCCAAAGCCTTTGGATTGGCCAATATCATCCATGGCAACCTTACATGATAGAATTGCACCAAATGCAGAGAAGGTGTCATGAAGAGTTTTGTTGTCAATTGTCTTGTCAAGGTTCTGGAAAAAGTTCAAAATGCTCACATCAGAGATAAGTCCAGAGAAAAACTGATTATGTTAGAGTGGCTATGCAAATTAAAAGATGAGACAGCACCTTGATAAAGAT
The window above is part of the Triticum aestivum cultivar Chinese Spring chromosome 2A, IWGSC CS RefSeq v2.1, whole genome shotgun sequence genome. Proteins encoded here:
- the LOC123189697 gene encoding polyadenylate-binding protein 2 → MAAQVAVANGGGAAPAVPAAAVVPAPVAAAAGGVTQPLPTTSLYVGDLEANVTDSQLYELFSQAGQVVSVRVCRDVTSRRSLGYAYVNYSSPMDAARAMEALNFAPLNNKPIRVMYSNRDPSSRRSGSANIFIKNLDKTIDNKTLHDTFSAFGAILSCKVAMDDIGQSKGFGFVQYEKEESAQSAMKSLNGMLINDKPVYVGPFLRKQERDNSFDKAKFNNVFVKNLSESTTKDDLVKVFSEYGTITSAVVMIGMDGKSRCFGFVNFESPDDAAHAVEELNGKKINDKEWYVGRAQKKSEREMDLKRRFEQSMKDAADKYQGQNLYLKNLDDGITDDQLRELFSNFGKITSCKIMRDQNGVSKGSGFVSFSTREEASQALTEMNGKMISGKPLYVAFAQRKEDRKAMLQAQFSQMRPVPMTPSMTPRLPMYPPMPTLGQQLFYGQAPPAMIPPQPGYGFQQQLVPGMRPGGGAHMPNYFVPVVQPGQQGLRPGIRRNGPGSAQGQQTPQPFQQQMVPRGRVYRYPPGPRHMPEVQQMPGVGVGGMVQPYDMGSFPVRDAGVSPAPPIGTLTSALANATPEQQRTILGESLYPLVEKLEHQQAAKVTGMLLEMDQTEVLHLLESPEALKSKVAEAMDVLRNVAQQQNPNAPTSQLAGLTLSDGIIS